A section of the Amycolatopsis sp. AA4 genome encodes:
- a CDS encoding dihydrofolate reductase family protein has protein sequence MSMSLDGFVAGPGQSRDQPLGRRGLELHGWHIGDPRATDADKTASGWLMRPRGAYVMGRNMFGPVRGEWDEDWSGWWGAEPPYHAPVFVLTHHAHEPIEMEGGTTFYFVTDGFDAAYAAAREAAGDKGVDIAGGASTVRQALNAGVIDELTLDITPVLLGSGERMFEGVESFGFEPVEVLHSPLTTHIRYRRVSS, from the coding sequence ATGTCGATGTCGCTGGACGGTTTCGTCGCCGGGCCGGGGCAGAGCCGGGACCAGCCGCTCGGGAGGCGGGGGCTGGAACTGCACGGGTGGCACATCGGCGATCCTCGCGCGACCGACGCGGACAAGACCGCCAGTGGGTGGCTGATGCGGCCGCGGGGCGCGTATGTGATGGGGCGCAACATGTTCGGTCCCGTCCGCGGCGAGTGGGACGAGGACTGGTCCGGCTGGTGGGGCGCCGAACCGCCGTATCACGCGCCGGTTTTCGTGTTGACGCACCACGCTCACGAGCCGATCGAGATGGAGGGCGGGACGACGTTCTACTTCGTCACCGACGGGTTCGACGCCGCCTACGCGGCCGCGCGCGAGGCCGCCGGCGACAAGGGCGTCGACATCGCCGGAGGCGCTTCGACCGTGCGGCAGGCGCTCAACGCCGGGGTGATCGACGAGCTGACGCTCGACATCACGCCCGTCCTGCTCGGCTCTGGCGAGCGAATGTTCGAAGGGGTGGAATCCTTCGGCTTCGAGCCCGTCGAGGTGCTGCATTCGCCGTTGACCACTCACATCCGCTACCGCCGCGTCAGCTCGTAG
- a CDS encoding ABC transporter ATP-binding protein has protein sequence MAKEVAVSGVTVEAAGHPIVRDLGFELGRGEVLGVVGESGSGKSTLALALLGFARAGATITSGQVVVDGVDLLSLPATELRRARGRKVAYVPQDPATALNPSLRVATQLTEGLGQPARTQVRQVLDTVGLPSDDAFLRRRPRQLSGGQQQRVAIAMAIAAGPRLIVLDEPTTGLDVATQSRVLGLVRELCRTRDLAAIYVSHDLAVVADVADQVLVMYGGEVVEHGTTRDVLTRAAHPYTRALLAAVPSATHRHRLVPIRGRAPSIDEPRVGCTFAPRCDYATDACRTTHPVLTRSTSGTLARCLHTEKVARNALAVPRAPEPDVPPADQAALLSVSGLNASYRGRQVVFDVSFDLRPGRCLAVVGESGSGKTTMSRCLAGLHAEHQGSLLFEGKPIPAAAARRDSRTRRQLQYVFQNPYGSLSPHRTVEDGLLVALRHCFGVTAREGLRRARAALDRVEIPARLAGRYPAELSGGQRQRVAIARALVCEPKLIICDEVTSALDVSVQASVVELLRSLMDDGPSMIFVTHNLAVVRSIADEVVVLSEGRAVESGRTDQVLASPAHPYTRSLLAATLEVPTS, from the coding sequence GGCAAAAGCACGCTCGCGCTCGCCCTGCTGGGTTTCGCCCGCGCCGGAGCGACGATCACGAGCGGACAGGTCGTCGTCGACGGCGTCGATCTGCTTTCCTTGCCCGCTACGGAATTGCGGCGCGCGCGAGGCCGGAAAGTGGCGTATGTGCCCCAGGATCCGGCGACCGCACTCAACCCGAGTCTCCGCGTCGCGACCCAATTGACCGAAGGGCTGGGCCAGCCTGCGCGGACCCAGGTGCGGCAGGTGCTGGACACCGTCGGGCTGCCCAGCGACGACGCGTTCCTGCGCCGCCGCCCGCGCCAGCTTTCCGGCGGCCAGCAGCAACGGGTCGCCATCGCGATGGCCATCGCCGCCGGTCCGCGGCTGATCGTGCTCGACGAGCCGACGACCGGACTCGACGTCGCCACCCAGTCCCGGGTGCTCGGCCTGGTCCGGGAACTGTGCCGGACCCGCGACCTCGCGGCGATTTACGTGTCGCACGACCTCGCGGTGGTCGCCGACGTCGCCGACCAGGTGCTGGTCATGTACGGCGGCGAGGTGGTCGAACACGGCACCACCCGCGATGTCCTCACCCGCGCCGCACATCCCTACACCCGGGCCTTGCTGGCAGCCGTGCCCTCCGCGACCCACCGGCACCGGCTGGTCCCCATCCGCGGCCGCGCGCCCAGCATTGACGAGCCCCGGGTCGGATGCACCTTCGCACCACGCTGCGATTACGCCACGGATGCTTGCCGCACAACGCATCCAGTGCTGACCCGTTCGACTTCCGGCACCCTCGCCCGGTGCCTTCACACGGAGAAAGTAGCTCGGAACGCCCTCGCCGTACCGCGCGCTCCCGAGCCCGACGTGCCTCCTGCGGACCAGGCGGCCCTGTTGTCGGTCTCCGGCCTGAACGCCAGCTACCGCGGACGACAGGTCGTCTTCGACGTCTCCTTCGACCTGCGGCCCGGCCGATGCCTCGCCGTCGTCGGCGAATCCGGCAGCGGAAAAACCACCATGTCACGCTGCCTGGCCGGGCTGCACGCCGAACACCAGGGCTCGCTGCTCTTCGAAGGCAAGCCAATCCCCGCCGCCGCGGCCCGGCGAGACTCCCGCACGCGGCGTCAGCTGCAGTACGTCTTCCAGAACCCCTACGGCTCGCTGAGTCCACATCGGACTGTCGAGGACGGTCTGCTGGTCGCGCTGCGCCACTGCTTCGGCGTCACCGCCCGCGAAGGCCTCCGCCGGGCCCGCGCCGCGCTCGACCGCGTCGAAATCCCGGCCCGGCTGGCCGGCCGCTACCCGGCGGAGTTATCCGGCGGGCAGCGTCAGCGAGTCGCGATCGCGCGGGCGCTGGTGTGCGAGCCGAAGCTGATCATCTGCGACGAGGTGACGTCCGCTTTGGACGTTTCGGTGCAGGCGTCCGTGGTGGAGTTGTTGCGCTCGCTGATGGACGACGGCCCGTCGATGATCTTCGTGACGCACAACCTGGCGGTGGTGCGCAGCATCGCGGACGAGGTGGTCGTGCTCAGCGAGGGCCGGGCCGTCGAATCCGGACGCACTGACCAGGTGCTCGCCTCCCCCGCACATCCGTACACGCGGAGCCTGCTCGCCGCGACGCTGGAGGTGCCTACGAGCTGA